Proteins co-encoded in one Papaver somniferum cultivar HN1 chromosome 5, ASM357369v1, whole genome shotgun sequence genomic window:
- the LOC113277622 gene encoding alpha-dioxygenase 2-like isoform X2: protein MDKYEVWHRLPVILGVAYLGIRRHLHQRYNLLHVGDIKGRKYDTDEYCYRTADGKCNHPADDRIGSQGTFFGRNMPPSNLPYELLEPHPSVVAAKLLARKEFIDNGKQFNLIACSWIQFMIHDWIDHMEDTQQVEIMAPDNIADACPLKSFKFLKTKQVPTNTTTTWPSKGNNFLMNKTGSLNTRTPWWDGSVIYGNNKEGMERIRSFKDGKLKMSDKDGLLEHDEKGIPISGDVRNCWAGFSLLQALFVKEHNTVCDMLMVHYPEFDDEKLYQHARLVTSAVIAKIHTIDWTVELLKTDTLVAGMRINWYGFLGKRIKDMFGHFCGPIFSGLVGLKAPRDHGIPYSLTEEFVSVYRMHSLLPDKLQLRDINSSSMDECPPITREMAMREMIGKEGEKRLSEIGMEKMMVSMGHQASGALTLWNYPSWMRNLVAHDIDGEDRPDPVDMAALEIYRDRERGVARYNEFRRNLLMIPISKWEDLTDDGEVIEALREVYEDDIEKLDLLVGLHAEKKIKGFAISETAFFIFLLIASRRLEADRFFTTNFNSPTYTEKGLEWVNKTESLRDVISRHYPEMTRKWMKSSSAFSVWDSSPTPTNFIPLYLRPAP from the exons ATGGACAAATATGAGGTTTGGCATAGACTGCCAGTTATACTTGGAGTAGCTTACCTTGGTATCAGAAGGCATTTGCATCAACGTTATAATCTTTTGCACGTAGGAGACATCAAGGGTCGCAAATATGACACCGATGAATACTGTTATCGTACAGCTGATGGGAAATGTAATCATCCAGCAGATGATCGGATTGGTAGTCAGGGTACATTTTTCGGTCGTAATATGCCTCCGTCAAACTTACCCTACGAG CTGCTTGAGCCACACCCATCAGTCGTTGCAGCAAAGTTATTGGCGAGGAAAGAGTTCATAGACAACGGGAAACAATTCAATTTGATTGCATGTTCATGGATACAGTTCATGATTCACGACTGGATTGATCATATGGAAGACACTCAGCAG GTGGAAATAATGGCTCCTGACAACATTGCCGATGCATGTCCACTGAAATCATTCAAGTTTCTTAAAACCAAACAAGTTCCAACTAATACTACTACTACTTGGCCGTCCAAGGGTAACAACTTCTTGATGAATAAAACTGGCTCTCTTAACACAAGAACTCCTTGGTG GGATGGGAGTGTAATATATGGGAATAACAAAGAAGGCATGGAAAGAATCAGATCATTCAAAGATGGCAAGCTTAAAATGTCAGACAAAGATGGATTACTTGAACACGACGAGAAAGGGATACCAATATCCGGGGATGTTCGAAATTGTTGGGCTGGTTTTTCACTCTTGCAAGCTTTATTCGTCAAAGAACATAATACTGTCTGCGACATGCTCATGGTGCATTATCCTGAATTTGACGACGAAAAGCTCTACCAACATGCAAGACTAGTGACTTCCGCGGTCATTGCAAAAATTCATACCATCGATTGGACAGTAGAACTTCTAAAGACTGATACTCTTGTAGCAGGGATGAGAATCAACTGGTATGGATTTCTGGGAAAGAGAATTAAGGATATGTTTGGACATTTCTGTGGACCAATATTTAGTGGATTAGTTGGCCTTAAAGCACCAAGAGACCATGGCATTCCATATTCACTGACTGAAGAGTTTGTTAGTGTTTATAGAATGCATTCACTTCTTCCTGATAAACTTCAGCTAAGGGACATCAACTCGTCTTCCATGGACGAATGCCCTCCTATCACTCGAGA GATGGCTATGAGAGAAATGATAGGCAAAGAAGGTGAGAAGAGACTTTCTGAAATcggaatggagaagatgatggtgtCAATGGGTCATCAAGCAAGTGGGGCACTAACGTTATGGAATTATCCTTCATGGATGAGAAATCTTGTAGCTCATGATATCGATGGCGAAGATAGACCTGATCCAGTTGACATGGCTGCCTTGGAAA TTTATAGAGATCGAGAAAGGGGAGTGGCTCGATATAACGAGTTCCGAAGGAATTTGTTGATGATTCCTATAAGCAAATGGGAAGACTTGACGGACGATGGAGAAGTTATTGAAGCTCTTCGCGAGGTGTACGAGGACGATATTGAGAAACTTGATCTGCTTGTTGGTCTTCATGCAGAGAAGAAGATAAAGGGGTTCGCAATAAGCGAAACTGCTTTCTTCATCTTTCTATTAATTGCATCAAG GAGGTTGGAAGCTGATCGTTTCTTTACAACAAATTTCAATTCTCCAACTTACACCGAGAAAGGACTAGAATGGGTTAACAAAACTGAGAGTTTGAGAGATGTGATCAGCCGACATTACCCTGAAATGACTAGGAAATGGATGAAAAGTTCAAGTGCATTTTCTGTATGGGATTCATCACCTACGCCAACAAATTTTATACCTTTATATCTTCGTCCGGCACCCTAA
- the LOC113277622 gene encoding alpha-dioxygenase 2-like isoform X1, which translates to MGFSFSPQNFVHPQLKPIVANMSFFDAFLFYIIHWMDKYEVWHRLPVILGVAYLGIRRHLHQRYNLLHVGDIKGRKYDTDEYCYRTADGKCNHPADDRIGSQGTFFGRNMPPSNLPYELLEPHPSVVAAKLLARKEFIDNGKQFNLIACSWIQFMIHDWIDHMEDTQQVEIMAPDNIADACPLKSFKFLKTKQVPTNTTTTWPSKGNNFLMNKTGSLNTRTPWWDGSVIYGNNKEGMERIRSFKDGKLKMSDKDGLLEHDEKGIPISGDVRNCWAGFSLLQALFVKEHNTVCDMLMVHYPEFDDEKLYQHARLVTSAVIAKIHTIDWTVELLKTDTLVAGMRINWYGFLGKRIKDMFGHFCGPIFSGLVGLKAPRDHGIPYSLTEEFVSVYRMHSLLPDKLQLRDINSSSMDECPPITREMAMREMIGKEGEKRLSEIGMEKMMVSMGHQASGALTLWNYPSWMRNLVAHDIDGEDRPDPVDMAALEIYRDRERGVARYNEFRRNLLMIPISKWEDLTDDGEVIEALREVYEDDIEKLDLLVGLHAEKKIKGFAISETAFFIFLLIASRRLEADRFFTTNFNSPTYTEKGLEWVNKTESLRDVISRHYPEMTRKWMKSSSAFSVWDSSPTPTNFIPLYLRPAP; encoded by the exons ATTATACATTGGATGGACAAATATGAGGTTTGGCATAGACTGCCAGTTATACTTGGAGTAGCTTACCTTGGTATCAGAAGGCATTTGCATCAACGTTATAATCTTTTGCACGTAGGAGACATCAAGGGTCGCAAATATGACACCGATGAATACTGTTATCGTACAGCTGATGGGAAATGTAATCATCCAGCAGATGATCGGATTGGTAGTCAGGGTACATTTTTCGGTCGTAATATGCCTCCGTCAAACTTACCCTACGAG CTGCTTGAGCCACACCCATCAGTCGTTGCAGCAAAGTTATTGGCGAGGAAAGAGTTCATAGACAACGGGAAACAATTCAATTTGATTGCATGTTCATGGATACAGTTCATGATTCACGACTGGATTGATCATATGGAAGACACTCAGCAG GTGGAAATAATGGCTCCTGACAACATTGCCGATGCATGTCCACTGAAATCATTCAAGTTTCTTAAAACCAAACAAGTTCCAACTAATACTACTACTACTTGGCCGTCCAAGGGTAACAACTTCTTGATGAATAAAACTGGCTCTCTTAACACAAGAACTCCTTGGTG GGATGGGAGTGTAATATATGGGAATAACAAAGAAGGCATGGAAAGAATCAGATCATTCAAAGATGGCAAGCTTAAAATGTCAGACAAAGATGGATTACTTGAACACGACGAGAAAGGGATACCAATATCCGGGGATGTTCGAAATTGTTGGGCTGGTTTTTCACTCTTGCAAGCTTTATTCGTCAAAGAACATAATACTGTCTGCGACATGCTCATGGTGCATTATCCTGAATTTGACGACGAAAAGCTCTACCAACATGCAAGACTAGTGACTTCCGCGGTCATTGCAAAAATTCATACCATCGATTGGACAGTAGAACTTCTAAAGACTGATACTCTTGTAGCAGGGATGAGAATCAACTGGTATGGATTTCTGGGAAAGAGAATTAAGGATATGTTTGGACATTTCTGTGGACCAATATTTAGTGGATTAGTTGGCCTTAAAGCACCAAGAGACCATGGCATTCCATATTCACTGACTGAAGAGTTTGTTAGTGTTTATAGAATGCATTCACTTCTTCCTGATAAACTTCAGCTAAGGGACATCAACTCGTCTTCCATGGACGAATGCCCTCCTATCACTCGAGA GATGGCTATGAGAGAAATGATAGGCAAAGAAGGTGAGAAGAGACTTTCTGAAATcggaatggagaagatgatggtgtCAATGGGTCATCAAGCAAGTGGGGCACTAACGTTATGGAATTATCCTTCATGGATGAGAAATCTTGTAGCTCATGATATCGATGGCGAAGATAGACCTGATCCAGTTGACATGGCTGCCTTGGAAA TTTATAGAGATCGAGAAAGGGGAGTGGCTCGATATAACGAGTTCCGAAGGAATTTGTTGATGATTCCTATAAGCAAATGGGAAGACTTGACGGACGATGGAGAAGTTATTGAAGCTCTTCGCGAGGTGTACGAGGACGATATTGAGAAACTTGATCTGCTTGTTGGTCTTCATGCAGAGAAGAAGATAAAGGGGTTCGCAATAAGCGAAACTGCTTTCTTCATCTTTCTATTAATTGCATCAAG GAGGTTGGAAGCTGATCGTTTCTTTACAACAAATTTCAATTCTCCAACTTACACCGAGAAAGGACTAGAATGGGTTAACAAAACTGAGAGTTTGAGAGATGTGATCAGCCGACATTACCCTGAAATGACTAGGAAATGGATGAAAAGTTCAAGTGCATTTTCTGTATGGGATTCATCACCTACGCCAACAAATTTTATACCTTTATATCTTCGTCCGGCACCCTAA